gtgccacacactaggaacagatttcagaatgaaatctattggaaattgatctaaatgcattattggaccattagatccaatgcaactctatgggccatcgatctgctgccagcagcagatcgacctagatttcaatcctatcaaatcgatcaaaatcggccgcaaaaTCGATCAAactatttgatagaatcgatttctgatcgattgattCCATAGGCTCGATCGATGgcagaaatcaaccagtgtatgggcccctttatattAGACTTTATAAAATTGCTGGGAATAGGCTGTCACTGCTAGGGATAATATATTGCGTCAACAGTTTAAAAATATCTTAAGATAATGTGACTTTTCTCCCACATCTTTTAAAGCAAACGTGAGGTATGTGATCTGGATGCTTACCTTCTGGGTCCTCCCCAAACCTGAGGTTAGAGACATATGGCAACTACTGTATAGATGCCCGGCTGTCCTGATCTTTGTCAGCAGTATCTGGtacacactcctgaaacaagctaAGTTGCAGCTGATCTTGCcacatctgatcagcatgcttttttagggtctatggctaaaagtagaagcggtagatctgcaggacagccaggcaatgtgcaggaATACATTTGTTAGCCCCCCATGTGTCTGTAAACATCTGACGTAGCagggcttttcagtgctgctagatttgggcacagccagcaccaccatagactattataggaatcacatctatagcggcactcagtgagtaacgtcggcgccgtcagaggacggagccgaagttgcttaaaaaacacaataattcggcctccagcagtcgctggaagccgaattatatcattctcccactttccatggcggcctggagggggaataccgtagtaattaacacagcctggacttgtgcaggagcaggatcagccatataccggctgtatccagtgcccaagtctaccggcgccgatttcaaatgtatgcacatctgactatatgCTTGTTCACATGCTGCAGGTAAGTCTTCCTCCCAGCCACAAGTCCAGGTTGTCACACCATTGCCTCACCAATCCTGCCTTAGTGCCGCAATACTGGGCAAAGGATGGATTACTGCATGTATCTGACTTGATGCAGGTCACTACCTAAGATTTAATTCTGTAACAGCTTGATATTTGATGGAACTAAACTGGTGGCAATTTCAGATCTTCTGAACTTACTCTTTAGTATGTTTTGTCGCCTTTTCAAATCAGACACCAGTACAAATGATGCCTTTTACAAAGAATTACATTTAATTAAATTTAACTAAAGACACTCAAAACAGGTATGAATCTATGACCTAAATGTTGCACATGTTTTTTTCAGGTGAATCCTCCTGTTGGGAGAAATAAAGATAGATTAAGGTGCTGTGCTTTGTATTGATAAGCCTATACATAAATACTGGAACAAGTGGTTTGTGTTGCTCACAATATGCAGACAGACAGTAATACCTTTCTCACACATTGCAATGCAGGTTAAGACAGCTAATTTCAGTGCAAAGTTGCGCCAATGATTTTGGTGCTGCCATAGGCTGGAACTCAAATTAGCAATCGTGGTGTATTGCACTATTCCCAATCATATTCTGTGTACACTATGCTGCTATCTGCCTTATGTTGAGGACTGGGATGTCAAAGAGGTCCAGCTCCATCACTATTATCTGTTCTCCCAATACTAGCTCAGGACGTAAACCAGATAAATGAATAGGGATGTCCACAGTTCCTGCCTGATCACTAAATACTATTTTAAGTTTGGTAAATATTTATATGAAAACACAACCTTTACATAGAAGTTGCAAACATGCTATCCAGTTTGCAAACCCAGAGTTGGCATAAAAAAGCtcagcagtagtggctgaatggaCCCCATGTAACATTGTGGGAAACGCACAAAATCCTGCTTTTACTAAGAGAGGGGTGGGGTGTAGTGTCAATCAATTTTTAGTGTTAAACAACATAAATGAATAAACtaatatacacttttttttatacatcTGGTCTATTACTGTATGATACATTGCTCACTCTTTTTAGTTCCTTAGAATGTGACAATTACACTTTAGGAACCgcagtgaaaataaagaaaaaagtgcttaatttttacaataattatttataaatgatttaatcagtgtttgctcattgtaaaatctttcctctccctgatttatattctgacatttatcacatggcgacatctttactgctggcaagtgatgtctgaaaaaatgatgcatttttggcagttggaaacaactgttatttccaacaaggctcccacagtgtggtgtcagcactctggtgctgacatcacactgtgggagggacttcaccacaatatcagccatacagagccccctgatgatccatttgtgaaaaggaaaatatttctcttgggaaagggggtaaccgctaatgattaggatgaagttcaatccttggttatggtttctctttaaacatccCATAGGCTAATGTATTAGAGCTGCCATAGTAACATAAATAATAGAATGGTAGCGCTATCTGATACAGTCTTTGGAAATGTTATTATGCATTTCATATACAttccaaataaaaaaaagtaacatgCACAGTAACCAATGAGATATGTATGAAAAACAAAATAGTACTTTAAAAATACTGTGTAGATGTTAAATGCCTACTGAGCTAGAACAGGAAGaggcaaatttatttaaaaatataaaacatttgTTTAGCATTGACTGCAGATCAGTATGCGTTACTCACACATCATGTTTAAAGACTTCCAGAGTGATTTTTTCAGGCGGTGCCGGGATGCTGCTAATGTCAATGCCTAAAGTCTTCAGAGCTGTAAATTTGAAAATAAGTGTAAGCCCTGAAACCACAATCATGGCTGATATCATTACACAAACACTTATTTATGGCGAGTATTGAAATTATGCCATTTTAATAACCCTGTTAGCACTTCTGTAGTAGGAAAAGCATACGTTTCTCAACAGTGTTTATATACTGTCTTTCCCGGCCCGTACATAAGATAGCATCATATTGCCTTTTGTTAACTTTTGTTTTCACACTTACCAAGATCTGTtatgtccagggctgtggagtcggggcaattttgggcacccgaatttggagtcgttgatttcataaactgaggagtcagatgatttttgtacaaaatccacagccctgctaagtattagactaaggagtcggagctattttgggtacctggagtcgtggtttcacaaactgaggagtcggaagatttttgtaccgaatccacagccctggttatgtcGCATCACACAAAAATTCTGCATCCCATCACAGAAGCAGTGATAGCCCCTGATCACAGTGCGACAGACGAGGCGACACAAGAGCTAAGAGCTGCAGTGCGGTTAACCcagaagtgaggcatactttcattaaaAAGTATACCTTACTGTATGGCTGCACTGCAGTGGCATGTGGCGCAACCTTTCAGGACCATCACAGTGTGATTGTAGAACAATTGCACGGCAACAGAATGAAgggagtgtgaaaggggccttagtctTATGTAACAGCTGTGAATATATTACTGAGAAATAATCCTTCCAAGGGTGGGCGATACCATAGTGGCAAAGGCAGATCATTTCCCCTGAGTACTGCAgagcccccaggtctccccctgacttgtaaaccctggggcccctgcactgATTTGCAACTCACCTTTCCCAGCACACTGCTCCATTCATGTTCTCTGTTTTCATCCCTGCTGGCTGCCTTTACTCCATGACTAGTCATTACAGAATAACAATCGCAGAGTCGTGCAGAAGAGGCATGCGGCGGGGATGAAGGCAGGGAGCATGGATGGAACAGCAAGCCAGGATAGGGGAGTGGTTATTCTGACAAAAACAGTGCAGAGGCCCTGGGAACACAGTAAAGTTGAAAGGGGGAGATATGGGGAGTGCTGCAGCTGGCGGGGTGAatatgcgggggtgggggggtaggTTACTCAacccaataattaaaaaaaaaaaaaaacaacttcagcGTTTGCTCAGcatatttgttttgtttattttaggAAATGTTAAAACCCAGCTATTAAACTATCCAAGACACCAGGGATAATATCATAGCAATTTGTGTAAACTAAGAATGTATGGACCTAAATCAGATCTCATGTTCAGGTTTGAGAAgtatggttaaagtaaacctgtgactttCACAAAGTATAAAAGCCGATGCCTcagaagagagaagcctctggatcgtaaagaggcttccctcatccttctACATCAAGCTGCTCCAATGCTGGGAGCGTACGAGAGATAATGGCGCTGGAGACTTGAgcgcaggattcagccggtatatggctgatcctgctgccgcacaagtccgggccgtattaaatactattccccctccaggccacgatggatggtggggaatgaaataaattCAGCTTCCATTATGttttaagtaacttcagctctgtcttctgacggcgctgaagttactcccagtgcctgctatagccgtaattcctattacggcctatggtggcggcggctgcgcccaaatctcctgcgtgtTCGCGCTGGGACCCCCAAAAAATAGTctctctgcacctgcgcagtagcaccgtCCCACTCAGACTGCAGCAGGAAAAGCAGAGCCAGATCAGGTCCGTGCCACAGTGAAATATGAAGACGCAAGCCCTCTATATGGCAATTTTCCAACAATAATGTGAAACCTCCCTCCTGAAGATTGCCAGCTTTCCAGGGGTTTAGtaccattttaaagtggacctgaactcttgcacaggacagaaggaaaatgtagagaaatgcatcctgaatgtttttagagaatttagcctgtaattccccctcatttgtgtctaatcacaagttaaattttgatcctcccctgttacacgtgactgcctatggcagataagccgataagcccatttgaaagcacaggctgtaaacaatgtgtctgcttccatgaatcaggaggtAGAAACTGCAAAttaattttaggatttgtatcaactgtaacaaatacatttttttttttgtttacctgAAGACCGCTCCATGcccatgggtgtggccacggtGGCGCAGCCCCAGGAcgtctaatgccgattggcgccaagtcctggggctgcatgtTGCGGGAGATCGcgagcaggctgcgcgcgcatattCTGCTCGGATAGatacctatgacagccgatcgccaggattggcttgctggctgggggggggggggggggagccgggaggtggattgaaaaataaataaagtaaaaaaaaaacaaaaataaaaatatacatatatatttaaaaaaaaaacaacttggggcgatcagaccccaccaacagagagctctgttggtggggggaatcacttgtgtgctgtgttgtgcggccctgcagcttggccttaaagctgcagtggccattttagtaaaaatgtgcctggtctataggggggtttaccactgtggtcctcaagtggttaccagttattatgctgttgtgtatcttttacagcagagaggcgttctgagttcaggtccacattaacaTAAGGTTTTGATGTGTCTTCCAATTGTTCACACATTTAGACACTTTGGGTTATCTGCCTCTGGTGCAGGAAAACCGGACCTGCATGTGGGATTTCTTGTTTGTGGTGAAAGGGTGAAATTACTTATTAACAGGGATGGTAGTGCTGCCACAGTACTGCACAATAAAAAGTCAGCTCAACAGGCTTAAAGGACACCGGAAGTGAGACGGATactgaggctgctatatttatttccttttaactactctaagaccgctccacgccaatgggcgtggccgcggcggcagtcccaggaccgcctaacgccaactggtgtcaggtcctggagccagctactgaaggagatcgcgcgcatctccttcttggGGGGACGGAGCTCTGCCCCATCttaagtctccgagcggcaagactgttagatggcgtgatcgccgtctatctacacagtgcagcgctgcactggggacagccgtgtgacacggctgtccccctgggggacaagagagcgatcataggcagaagcctatgacagccgatcgcgtgattggccggctggggggagggaggggattggagagaaaaaaagacaaaaatagtaaaaaaaaaaaaaattgtaaaaaaaccatgaacataaatatttatataaaataaaataaacacaagggggcgatcagaccccactaacagagagctctgttggtggggagaaaaggggggggggaaatcacttgtgtgctgtgttgtgcagccctgcagctgcagtggccaattatgaaacaaacagcttggtctttagggggtttaccactgtggtcctcaagtggttaagcaatgtaaattacctgtctgtcctgctgatgcttttcctctaaaggtccatacacacatcaCATTTTTATCTGCacatgaccaattttaccacttcaatgTAGTATGAGACCTTCCCTACAcattctgttcatagtattcaaaatctgttggccctcatactacacagcagtggtaaaattgcccaGCCATCTGCAGCTTaaatttggatgtgtgtatggagcgtaatactttttgccataggccctgaaaaagcatgcagatcagacatgtctgaataaagcctggtacacactttcaattatgattggctattcactaaccaattttatcatctccatgtagtatgagggtttacctacacaatctgctcgcaGTAttcaatctgttgaccctcatactacatggaagtggaaaaattggtcagtgattggccaatcatgattGAACGTGTGTAGCAAgaataatgctacatacacacttgagattaaagtctttggaaaaggcaagatcacagaccaatcttaccccattccatgtagtatgagagccacactctactcagtctattctattgagctgaactccccatcagatcaaatctttgcaagatgctgtacacaaagatgaggtgcacatgcaacagatcagtatctgcaacagatcagcatctgcaaaagatcagttcctgcaaaatgcattcatagtctatgatatctgcagatcctcatacacaccttgtttaacggacaatcatctgcagatcatatccaccaggatggatcttcagatctgcaaatgattgtctgatctgcagatgaatgtctgttaaacaaggtgtgtatgatgatctgcagatatagactataaatgcattttgcaggaacggatcttttgcaggaacagattttttgcagatactgatctgttccatctgtgtgtccagcatcttgcaaagatttctatctgatggggagttcagctccatagaatagactgtgtaggtatggctctcatactacatggaagggggtacaattggtctgtgatcttgctttttccaaagacttttatctcaagtgtgtatgtagcataagtctTGACTACATTAGCCACATGCTtacttcaagtgtgtgattcagtacTACGgatgcctgaaagatcagcaggactgccaggcaactggtattgtttaaaaggaaatcaatatggcagccaccatatccctcccaATGTAGAGTTCCTTCAACAGGGAAATGTACGCTCATCAGCAACTGGTACATTATTTCTCACCTTCAATGTACTGAGTTCCTGTTATGTAACCTTGCCCAGCAGGGTCCAGAATTCCAAATACTGCCTCCACATTAGATTCATCAAACAATGATGGGTATTCcacgtctgccagcctggcaagctTCAGCTTTTCAAGTTGGGTTATCAGAAATTCTCGGGGTCTTTCTGCAAAAACAGATTTCTTCAGTGAAGCAAAACTGGACACAGCCTGTCACATGATTTACTTATAAATACAGGCAACTGGAAATGAACAAGGGGTGAAAATGCTGCAACCAACATAAAAAGTAGTGGGGTAAAAGAAGTATGCAAACTACATCTTGCAAGAGTATATAGATCcttgtctaaaggtgcccatacactcgtcagattggcagcagacagataagaaatgcatctgatgatctatctgatgcgtttttagaacattttttaccaggatagaattccaatagatttcagtttgaaatctgttgaaattcgatctgatggcatttttttgccatcagatttccattaaggccaatgcaaactgataagcaatctcatcagatcgacctaaattttccaccctgctagttcaatggaaatccatcgaaatcgatcgaaatcgaccgtcgatcggtcgattggccaaccgatttgcgatcgatcgatcgatcgcgatcgatcggtcggccagaaaatcggctgagtgtatgggctgcttaattcTCTCATTGCACTGAACATGTGTACTACATCATATTAAAGCATTGAAACCAAATCTAGTATTTAAATGACAATGTGTTACTTTATAAATACACCTTAATACACACCTGAATGTAATGCAAAACATGAACCTAAGAGTAAGCTTGCACGTTAAGCagaccctaagggctcgtttccactatagcgaatccgcatgcgggcactgcatgcggattcgcatacttaatgttagtggatggggctgtttccacgtgtgcggcggcgtttttcggtgcggggaaaatctgcacgacagggtcgtgcagattcgcatgcggcaggaatgcgggcgaatcgccgctaatgtattcaatagggaaatcgcatgcggctttgtcatgcggatttccccgcgatttcgcatgcgatttcgcatgaaagccaatggaacttaacacaggcagtgacatggttaaattcgcatggctccttgccatgcgaaattgcgggtaaatctgcatgcggaaacgcagccgcatgcgatttcttcagcggtggaatccaggcgattccgcaccgctacagtggaaacaagcccttaacctCCCTCTGCATTTCACTCACCTCCGTACGATCCAGCACCGCAGTtctccctcctgtcctctgtgtgGTGCGCTACCCCTATGGTGACATTGCCATTAGTAGTCATGAGACAAACGGCGATCTCACCCGAGGGATAGAGAGCTTCAGGACTGGAAGATGATGAGCGGCAAGCGTCCAGATCCCGGAGAGGTGAATTACAAATGCCATCTGTGGTGCAGGCTCCTAGCAGTCACCCGCAGCCAGACTCGGTTTTTTCATCCTGAGGCTTagtgttaccgccaaggaggttaaagac
This DNA window, taken from Hyperolius riggenbachi isolate aHypRig1 chromosome 3, aHypRig1.pri, whole genome shotgun sequence, encodes the following:
- the EFCAB10 gene encoding EF-hand calcium-binding domain-containing protein 10, whose product is MAAGRALQAEDYLRENKIMELVNNLTSLLLYHRPERPREFLITQLEKLKLARLADVEYPSLFDESNVEAVFGILDPAGQGYITGTQYIEALKTLGIDISSIPAPPEKITLEVFKHDVRIHLKKTCATFRS